In the Planctomycetaceae bacterium genome, ATCCCAGGAATTCAGAAGCGGGCGATTCGCCGTGCAGGGCAGACGAATTCGTGATATACACATGACTCCCAACGTCACACGATTTGATTGAGGCCAGGAAGAATCATGAAGTTTGCTTTGGTAATACCTGACGGCGTCGCAGACGAGGCACAGGCATCACTGAATGGTCAAACGCCATTACAGGCGGCGCGAATTCTCAACATGGACGCTGTTGCAAGGGAAGGGCTCGTCGGCCAGACAGACAATGTCCCGGAATCGATGCCCTCGGGCAGTGACGTCGGCACGATGAGCCTGTTTGGGTACGACCCGCTGAAATACCACACCGGCCGCGCACCGCTGGAGGCAGCTGCACAGGGGATTGAACTCAATGATGGCGACTGGGCAATTCGGTGCAATCTAGTCACGATCCTTGATGGGATCATGAAAAGCTTTACGGCCGAACAGTTTCCCAACGAATCCGCTCGCCAGCTGATTCAGCTGCTGCAGAAAGACCAGTGTGGTGACAGCCACTGGAAGTATTTTCCCGGGGTCAGCTATCGCAATCTTCTGGTGTATCGCAGTCGCGGCCAGCAGGCTCCATTTTCGAAGGAAACGACGAACACCCCTCCTCACGACATCACTGACCAGCCGATTGCAGACTTTCTGCCAACCGGGCCGGGGGCAGAGTTGCTGCGTGATTTGATGGACCGCAGCCGCGAACTCTTCGCGACGGCCGAAGCAAATCTTCATCGATTGGCGGCCGGCGAAAGTCCTGCGACGCAAACATGGCTCTGGGGATATGGTCAGCGTCCGGCGCTT is a window encoding:
- a CDS encoding cofactor-independent phosphoglycerate mutase → MKFALVIPDGVADEAQASLNGQTPLQAARILNMDAVAREGLVGQTDNVPESMPSGSDVGTMSLFGYDPLKYHTGRAPLEAAAQGIELNDGDWAIRCNLVTILDGIMKSFTAEQFPNESARQLIQLLQKDQCGDSHWKYFPGVSYRNLLVYRSRGQQAPFSKETTNTPPHDITDQPIADFLPTGPGAELLRDLMDRSRELFATAEANLHRLAAGESPATQTWLWGYGQRPALQPFVDRYSQRGAVITAVDLLRGIGRLIGWEVIEVEGATGYLDTNYAAKGQAAIQTLSRPDVDFVVVHVEATDEASHEGDVAAKVKAVESIDEQIVGPLHQWLKEQGEYRLLICPDHPTFLRTRTHSHGYCPFAVCGTGIQADDARSYNEVAASGSPLTFDNGSDLMGWFFRR